The following coding sequences lie in one Populus trichocarpa isolate Nisqually-1 chromosome 14, P.trichocarpa_v4.1, whole genome shotgun sequence genomic window:
- the LOC112324026 gene encoding uncharacterized protein LOC112324026 isoform X2, producing MDDYFSSVLPILLLLMEQGFKFDPSDEELIRKYLVPKTRGDIMRGLPMAVVNLCEHEPWDLPGKSIIKLTGQVAWYFLCPRDLRGKVHRRKTKAGYWKPTSQQKSITAEHTNKKIGVVRTLRFYEKQVRTGWMIYEFDLIAESSQFKKGQFVLCKLEFDSKGEKSKKGEQSHHIAPVSHSEVEPSQSMDSDSENINPSEMAMRYSPCDESELSHHAGSHFGNQNPSELMNNSARQLSELSHHMASDSENNLMPNLVYDGSGSSHSTVFNCEDLYWNQPTVDSAYNGSESLYMAFDSENQNPNELPTVDNSASNVSKNHGMAFGLANHNPNVSLTVDNSTSNVSESHHMALVLENQNLNNSISILTCENSLMASRGLENQEPFFPPCSLINQSTYDKSESSSLMDFDFENQNLVKEFDISAFCEGVWSNTTATPPDFGNQNPCKKTDMSTLEEGYSSYFNSSSSDNDLADVALPEQVSPGLQAEIEGCFEQENIPNPALVQLPAYMEESHSFRGFGTLENQEPFFSPRSFINQSTYDKSESSSLMNFDFGNQNLVKEFDISAFGEGVWSNTTATPPDFGNQNPCKKTDMSTLEEGYSSYFNSSSSDNDLADVALPEQVSPGPQAEIEGCFEQENIPNPALVQLPACMEESHSFRGFGTLENQEPFFPSCSFINQSTYDKSESSSLMNFDFGNQNLVKEFDISAFGEGVWSNTTATPPDFGNQNPCKKTDMSTPEEGYSSYFNSSSSDNDLADVAHPEQVSPGLQAEIEGCFEQENIPNPALVQLPAYMEESHSFRGFGTLENQEPFFPPCSFINQSTYDKSESSSLMNFDFGNQNLVKEFDISAFGEGVWSNTTATPPDFGNQNPCKKSDMSTLEEGYSSYFNSSSSDNDLADVALPEQVSPGPQAEIEGCFEQENIPNPTLVQLPFLGFE from the exons ATGGACGACTATTTCTCATCAG tccTGCCAATCTTACTGCTATTAATGGAACAAGGATTCAAATTTGATCCATCCGATGAAGAATTAATAAGGAAGTATCTGGTGCCGAAAACCCGTGGTGATATCATGAGAGGCTTGCCCATGGCAGTCGTTAACCTATGCGAGCATGAGCCATGGGATCTACCTG GTAAATCCATTATAAAGTTAACCGGTCAAGTAGCGTGGTATTTCTTATGCCCTCGCGATCTTAGGGGCAAAGTTCACCGCAGAAAAACCAAGGCCGGATACTGGAAACCGACCAGCCAGCAAAAGTCAATAACGGCTGAGCATACTAATAAAAAGATTGGGGTAGTGAGGACTTTGAGATTCTATGAAAAACAAGTGAGGACTGGTTGGATGATATACGAATTTGACCTCATCGCCGAATCTAGCCAGTTTAAAAAG GGGCAATTTGTTCTCTGTAAACTGGAGTTTGATTCAAAAGGAGAGAAGAGCAAGAAAGGTGAACAAAGCCACCATATAGCTCCAGTCTCCCATTCTGAAGTTGAACCAAGTCAGAGTATGGATTCTGATTCTGAAAATATAAACCCAAGTGAGATGGCTATGAGATATTCACCTTGTGATGAAAGTGAATTAAGCCATCATGCGGGTTCCCATTTTGGAAATCAAAATCCAAGTGAGCTGATGAATAATTCAGCTCGCCAACTTAGTGAGTTAAGCCACCATATGGCTTCTGATTCTGAAAATAACCTAATGCCTAATTTAGTTTATGATGGAAGTGGGTCAAGCCACTCCACGGTTTTTAATTGTGAAGATCTTTACTGGAATCAGCCTACAGTTGATTCAGCTTATAATGGAAGCGAAAGCCTTTACATGGCTTTCGATTCtgaaaatcaaaacccaaatgAGCTCCCGACAGTTGATAATTCAGCTTCTAATGTCAGCAAAAACCATGGCATGGCTTTTGGTTTGGCAAATCATAACCCGAATGTATCGCTGACAGTTGATAATTCAACTTCTAATGTCAGTGAAAGTCATCATATGGCTTTAGTTttggaaaatcaaaatctaaacaATAGCATTTCTATATTAACTTGTGAGAATTCTTTAATGGCTTCTCGTGGTTTGGAAAATCAAGAACCATTCTTTCCACCTTGTAGTCTTATAAACCAGTCAACGTATGATAAGAGTGAATCAAGTAGCCTaatggattttgattttgaaaatcaaaatctagTAAAGGAATTCGATATATCAGCCTTCTGTGAAGGTGTATGGAGTAATACCACAGCAACTCCTCCGGATTTTGGAAATCAAAATCCTTGTAAGAAGACTGATATGTCAACCCTTGAAGAAGGTTATTCGAGTTACTTTAACTCCTCTTCTTCAGATAATGATCTAGCTGATGTGGCGCTTCCAGAG CAGGTAAGCCCTGGACTACAAGCAGAGATAGAAGGGTGTTTCGAGCAAGAAAACATCCCCAACCCTGCACTTGTCCAGCTTCCTGCGTACATGGAGGAAAGCCACTCCTTCAGGGGCTTTGGTACCTTGGAAAATCAAGAACCATTCTTTTCACCTCGTAGTTTTATAAACCAGTCAACGTATGATAAGAGTGAATCAAGTAGCCTAATGAACTTTGATTTTGGAAATCAAAATCTAGTAAAGGAATTCGATATATCAGCCTTCGGTGAAGGTGTATGGAGTAATACCACAGCAACTCCTCCGGATTTTGGAAATCAAAATCCTTGTAAGAAGACTGATATGTCAACCCTTGAAGAAGGTTATTCGAGTTACTTTAACTCCTCTTCTTCAGATAATGATCTAGCTGATGTGGCGCTTCCAGAG CAGGTAAGCCCTGGACCACAAGCAGAGATAGAAGGGTGTTTCGAGCAAGAAAACATCCCCAACCCTGCACTTGTCCAGCTTCCTGCGTGCATGGAGGAAAGCCACTCCTTCAGGGGCTTTGGTACCTTGGAAAATCAAGAACCATTCTTTCCATCTTGTAGTTTTATAAACCAGTCAACGTATGATAAGAGTGAATCAAGTAGCCTAATGAACTTTGATTTTGGAAATCAAAATCTAGTAAAGGAATTCGATATATCAGCCTTCGGTGAAGGTGTATGGAGTAATACCACAGCAACTCCTCCGGATTTTGGAAATCAAAATCCTTGTAAGAAGACTGATATGTCAACCCCTGAAGAAGGTTATTCGAGTTACTTTAACTCCTCTTCTTCAGATAATGATCTAGCTGATGTGGCGCATCCAGAG CAGGTAAGCCCTGGACTACAAGCAGAGATAGAAGGGTGTTTCGAGCAAGAAAACATCCCCAACCCTGCACTTGTCCAGCTTCCTGCGTACATGGAGGAAAGCCACTCCTTCAGGGGCTTTGGTACCTTGGAAAATCAAGAACCATTCTTTCCACCTTGTAGTTTTATAAACCAGTCAACGTATGATAAGAGTGAATCAAGTAGCCTAATGAACTTTGATTTTGGAAATCAAAATCTAGTAAAGGAATTCGATATATCAGCCTTCGGTGAAGGTGTATGGAGTAATACCACAGCAACTCCTCCGGATTTTGGAAATCAAAATCCTTGTAAGAAGTCTGATATGTCAACCCTTGAAGAAGGTTATTCGAGTTACTTTAACTCCTCTTCTTCAGATAATGATCTAGCTGATGTGGCGCTTCCAGAG CAGGTAAGCCCTGGACCACAAGCAGAGATAGAAGGGTGTTTCGAGCAAGAAAACATCCCCAACCCTACACTTGTCCAGCTTCCTTTTCTGGGGTTCGAGTAG
- the LOC112324026 gene encoding uncharacterized protein LOC112324026 isoform X14 has protein sequence MDDYFSSVLPILLLLMEQGFKFDPSDEELIRKYLVPKTRGDIMRGLPMAVVNLCEHEPWDLPGKSIIKLTGQVAWYFLCPRDLRGKVHRRKTKAGYWKPTSQQKSITAEHTNKKIGVVRTLRFYEKQVRTGWMIYEFDLIAESSQFKKGQFVLCKLEFDSKGEKSKKGEQSHHIAPVSHSEVEPSQSMDSDSENINPSEMAMRYSPCDESELSHHAGSHFGNQNPSELMNNSARQLSELSHHMASDSENNLMPNLVYDGSGSSHSTVFNCEDLYWNQPTVDSAYNGSESLYMAFDSENQNPNELPTVDNSASNVSKNHGMAFGLANHNPNVSLTVDNSTSNVSESHHMALVLENQNLNNSISILTCENSLMASRGLENQEPFFPPCSLINQSTYDKSESSSLMDFDFENQNLVKEFDISAFCEGVWSNTTATPPDFGNQNPCKKTDMSTLEEGYSSYFNSSSSDNDLADVALPEQVSPGLQAEIEGCFEQENIPNPALVQLPAYMEESHSFRGFGTLENQEPFFSPRSFINQSTYDKSESSSLMNFDFGNQNLVKEFDISAFGEGVWSNTTATPPDFGNQNPCKKTDMSTLEEGYSSYFNSSSSDNDLADVALPEVSPGLQAEIEGCFEQENIPNPALVQLPAYMEESHSFRGFGTLENQEPFFPPCSFINQSTYDKSESSSLMNFDFGNQNLVKEFDISAFGEGVWSNTTATPPDFGNQNPCKKSDMSTLEEGYSSYFNSSSSDNDLADVALPEVRTKYHALQILFNFCSGVGVANPKLILTLYSYFT, from the exons ATGGACGACTATTTCTCATCAG tccTGCCAATCTTACTGCTATTAATGGAACAAGGATTCAAATTTGATCCATCCGATGAAGAATTAATAAGGAAGTATCTGGTGCCGAAAACCCGTGGTGATATCATGAGAGGCTTGCCCATGGCAGTCGTTAACCTATGCGAGCATGAGCCATGGGATCTACCTG GTAAATCCATTATAAAGTTAACCGGTCAAGTAGCGTGGTATTTCTTATGCCCTCGCGATCTTAGGGGCAAAGTTCACCGCAGAAAAACCAAGGCCGGATACTGGAAACCGACCAGCCAGCAAAAGTCAATAACGGCTGAGCATACTAATAAAAAGATTGGGGTAGTGAGGACTTTGAGATTCTATGAAAAACAAGTGAGGACTGGTTGGATGATATACGAATTTGACCTCATCGCCGAATCTAGCCAGTTTAAAAAG GGGCAATTTGTTCTCTGTAAACTGGAGTTTGATTCAAAAGGAGAGAAGAGCAAGAAAGGTGAACAAAGCCACCATATAGCTCCAGTCTCCCATTCTGAAGTTGAACCAAGTCAGAGTATGGATTCTGATTCTGAAAATATAAACCCAAGTGAGATGGCTATGAGATATTCACCTTGTGATGAAAGTGAATTAAGCCATCATGCGGGTTCCCATTTTGGAAATCAAAATCCAAGTGAGCTGATGAATAATTCAGCTCGCCAACTTAGTGAGTTAAGCCACCATATGGCTTCTGATTCTGAAAATAACCTAATGCCTAATTTAGTTTATGATGGAAGTGGGTCAAGCCACTCCACGGTTTTTAATTGTGAAGATCTTTACTGGAATCAGCCTACAGTTGATTCAGCTTATAATGGAAGCGAAAGCCTTTACATGGCTTTCGATTCtgaaaatcaaaacccaaatgAGCTCCCGACAGTTGATAATTCAGCTTCTAATGTCAGCAAAAACCATGGCATGGCTTTTGGTTTGGCAAATCATAACCCGAATGTATCGCTGACAGTTGATAATTCAACTTCTAATGTCAGTGAAAGTCATCATATGGCTTTAGTTttggaaaatcaaaatctaaacaATAGCATTTCTATATTAACTTGTGAGAATTCTTTAATGGCTTCTCGTGGTTTGGAAAATCAAGAACCATTCTTTCCACCTTGTAGTCTTATAAACCAGTCAACGTATGATAAGAGTGAATCAAGTAGCCTaatggattttgattttgaaaatcaaaatctagTAAAGGAATTCGATATATCAGCCTTCTGTGAAGGTGTATGGAGTAATACCACAGCAACTCCTCCGGATTTTGGAAATCAAAATCCTTGTAAGAAGACTGATATGTCAACCCTTGAAGAAGGTTATTCGAGTTACTTTAACTCCTCTTCTTCAGATAATGATCTAGCTGATGTGGCGCTTCCAGAG CAGGTAAGCCCTGGACTACAAGCAGAGATAGAAGGGTGTTTCGAGCAAGAAAACATCCCCAACCCTGCACTTGTCCAGCTTCCTGCGTACATGGAGGAAAGCCACTCCTTCAGGGGCTTTGGTACCTTGGAAAATCAAGAACCATTCTTTTCACCTCGTAGTTTTATAAACCAGTCAACGTATGATAAGAGTGAATCAAGTAGCCTAATGAACTTTGATTTTGGAAATCAAAATCTAGTAAAGGAATTCGATATATCAGCCTTCGGTGAAGGTGTATGGAGTAATACCACAGCAACTCCTCCGGATTTTGGAAATCAAAATCCTTGTAAGAAGACTGATATGTCAACCCTTGAAGAAGGTTATTCGAGTTACTTTAACTCCTCTTCTTCAGATAATGATCTAGCTGATGTGGCGCTTCCAGAG GTAAGCCCTGGACTACAAGCAGAGATAGAAGGGTGTTTCGAGCAAGAAAACATCCCCAACCCTGCACTTGTCCAGCTTCCTGCGTACATGGAGGAAAGCCACTCCTTCAGGGGCTTTGGTACCTTGGAAAATCAAGAACCATTCTTTCCACCTTGTAGTTTTATAAACCAGTCAACGTATGATAAGAGTGAATCAAGTAGCCTAATGAACTTTGATTTTGGAAATCAAAATCTAGTAAAGGAATTCGATATATCAGCCTTCGGTGAAGGTGTATGGAGTAATACCACAGCAACTCCTCCGGATTTTGGAAATCAAAATCCTTGTAAGAAGTCTGATATGTCAACCCTTGAAGAAGGTTATTCGAGTTACTTTAACTCCTCTTCTTCAGATAATGATCTAGCTGATGTGGCGCTTCCAGAGGTAAGAACTAAATACCATGCATTAcagattctttttaatttttgttctggGGTTGGAGTAGCAAACCCAAAGCTGATTCTTACTTTATATTCTTACTTTACATGA
- the LOC112324026 gene encoding uncharacterized protein LOC112324026 isoform X9 yields MDDYFSSVLPILLLLMEQGFKFDPSDEELIRKYLVPKTRGDIMRGLPMAVVNLCEHEPWDLPGKSIIKLTGQVAWYFLCPRDLRGKVHRRKTKAGYWKPTSQQKSITAEHTNKKIGVVRTLRFYEKQVRTGWMIYEFDLIAESSQFKKGQFVLCKLEFDSKGEKSKKGEQSHHIAPVSHSEVEPSQSMDSDSENINPSEMAMRYSPCDESELSHHAGSHFGNQNPSELMNNSARQLSELSHHMASDSENNLMPNLVYDGSGSSHSTVFNCEDLYWNQPTVDSAYNGSESLYMAFDSENQNPNELPTVDNSASNVSKNHGMAFGLANHNPNVSLTVDNSTSNVSESHHMALVLENQNLNNSISILTCENSLMASRGLENQEPFFPPCSLINQSTYDKSESSSLMDFDFENQNLVKEFDISAFCEGVWSNTTATPPDFGNQNPCKKTDMSTLEEGYSSYFNSSSSDNDLADVALPEQVSPGLQAEIEGCFEQENIPNPALVQLPAYMEESHSFRGFGTLENQEPFFSPRSFINQSTYDKSESSSLMNFDFGNQNLVKEFDISAFGEGVWSNTTATPPDFGNQNPCKKTDMSTLEEGYSSYFNSSSSDNDLADVALPEQVSPGPQAEIEGCFEQENIPNPALVQLPACMEESHSFRGFGTLENQEPFFPPCSFINQSTYDKSESSSLMNFDFGNQNLVKEFDISAFGEGVWSNTTATPPDFGNQNPCKKSDMSTLEEGYSSYFNSSSSDNDLADVALPEVRTKYHALQILFNFCSGVGVANPKLILTLYSYFT; encoded by the exons ATGGACGACTATTTCTCATCAG tccTGCCAATCTTACTGCTATTAATGGAACAAGGATTCAAATTTGATCCATCCGATGAAGAATTAATAAGGAAGTATCTGGTGCCGAAAACCCGTGGTGATATCATGAGAGGCTTGCCCATGGCAGTCGTTAACCTATGCGAGCATGAGCCATGGGATCTACCTG GTAAATCCATTATAAAGTTAACCGGTCAAGTAGCGTGGTATTTCTTATGCCCTCGCGATCTTAGGGGCAAAGTTCACCGCAGAAAAACCAAGGCCGGATACTGGAAACCGACCAGCCAGCAAAAGTCAATAACGGCTGAGCATACTAATAAAAAGATTGGGGTAGTGAGGACTTTGAGATTCTATGAAAAACAAGTGAGGACTGGTTGGATGATATACGAATTTGACCTCATCGCCGAATCTAGCCAGTTTAAAAAG GGGCAATTTGTTCTCTGTAAACTGGAGTTTGATTCAAAAGGAGAGAAGAGCAAGAAAGGTGAACAAAGCCACCATATAGCTCCAGTCTCCCATTCTGAAGTTGAACCAAGTCAGAGTATGGATTCTGATTCTGAAAATATAAACCCAAGTGAGATGGCTATGAGATATTCACCTTGTGATGAAAGTGAATTAAGCCATCATGCGGGTTCCCATTTTGGAAATCAAAATCCAAGTGAGCTGATGAATAATTCAGCTCGCCAACTTAGTGAGTTAAGCCACCATATGGCTTCTGATTCTGAAAATAACCTAATGCCTAATTTAGTTTATGATGGAAGTGGGTCAAGCCACTCCACGGTTTTTAATTGTGAAGATCTTTACTGGAATCAGCCTACAGTTGATTCAGCTTATAATGGAAGCGAAAGCCTTTACATGGCTTTCGATTCtgaaaatcaaaacccaaatgAGCTCCCGACAGTTGATAATTCAGCTTCTAATGTCAGCAAAAACCATGGCATGGCTTTTGGTTTGGCAAATCATAACCCGAATGTATCGCTGACAGTTGATAATTCAACTTCTAATGTCAGTGAAAGTCATCATATGGCTTTAGTTttggaaaatcaaaatctaaacaATAGCATTTCTATATTAACTTGTGAGAATTCTTTAATGGCTTCTCGTGGTTTGGAAAATCAAGAACCATTCTTTCCACCTTGTAGTCTTATAAACCAGTCAACGTATGATAAGAGTGAATCAAGTAGCCTaatggattttgattttgaaaatcaaaatctagTAAAGGAATTCGATATATCAGCCTTCTGTGAAGGTGTATGGAGTAATACCACAGCAACTCCTCCGGATTTTGGAAATCAAAATCCTTGTAAGAAGACTGATATGTCAACCCTTGAAGAAGGTTATTCGAGTTACTTTAACTCCTCTTCTTCAGATAATGATCTAGCTGATGTGGCGCTTCCAGAG CAGGTAAGCCCTGGACTACAAGCAGAGATAGAAGGGTGTTTCGAGCAAGAAAACATCCCCAACCCTGCACTTGTCCAGCTTCCTGCGTACATGGAGGAAAGCCACTCCTTCAGGGGCTTTGGTACCTTGGAAAATCAAGAACCATTCTTTTCACCTCGTAGTTTTATAAACCAGTCAACGTATGATAAGAGTGAATCAAGTAGCCTAATGAACTTTGATTTTGGAAATCAAAATCTAGTAAAGGAATTCGATATATCAGCCTTCGGTGAAGGTGTATGGAGTAATACCACAGCAACTCCTCCGGATTTTGGAAATCAAAATCCTTGTAAGAAGACTGATATGTCAACCCTTGAAGAAGGTTATTCGAGTTACTTTAACTCCTCTTCTTCAGATAATGATCTAGCTGATGTGGCGCTTCCAGAG CAGGTAAGCCCTGGACCACAAGCAGAGATAGAAGGGTGTTTCGAGCAAGAAAACATCCCCAACCCTGCACTTGTCCAGCTTCCTGCGTGCATGGAGGAAAGCCACTCCTTCAGGGGCTTTGGTAC CTTGGAAAATCAAGAACCATTCTTTCCACCTTGTAGTTTTATAAACCAGTCAACGTATGATAAGAGTGAATCAAGTAGCCTAATGAACTTTGATTTTGGAAATCAAAATCTAGTAAAGGAATTCGATATATCAGCCTTCGGTGAAGGTGTATGGAGTAATACCACAGCAACTCCTCCGGATTTTGGAAATCAAAATCCTTGTAAGAAGTCTGATATGTCAACCCTTGAAGAAGGTTATTCGAGTTACTTTAACTCCTCTTCTTCAGATAATGATCTAGCTGATGTGGCGCTTCCAGAGGTAAGAACTAAATACCATGCATTAcagattctttttaatttttgttctggGGTTGGAGTAGCAAACCCAAAGCTGATTCTTACTTTATATTCTTACTTTACATGA
- the LOC112324026 gene encoding uncharacterized protein LOC112324026 isoform X5: MDDYFSSVLPILLLLMEQGFKFDPSDEELIRKYLVPKTRGDIMRGLPMAVVNLCEHEPWDLPGKSIIKLTGQVAWYFLCPRDLRGKVHRRKTKAGYWKPTSQQKSITAEHTNKKIGVVRTLRFYEKQVRTGWMIYEFDLIAESSQFKKGQFVLCKLEFDSKGEKSKKGEQSHHIAPVSHSEVEPSQSMDSDSENINPSEMAMRYSPCDESELSHHAGSHFGNQNPSELMNNSARQLSELSHHMASDSENNLMPNLVYDGSGSSHSTVFNCEDLYWNQPTVDSAYNGSESLYMAFDSENQNPNELPTVDNSASNVSKNHGMAFGLANHNPNVSLTVDNSTSNVSESHHMALVLENQNLNNSISILTCENSLMASRGLENQEPFFPPCSLINQSTYDKSESSSLMDFDFENQNLVKEFDISAFCEGVWSNTTATPPDFGNQNPCKKTDMSTLEEGYSSYFNSSSSDNDLADVALPEQVSPGLQAEIEGCFEQENIPNPALVQLPAYMEESHSFRGFGTLENQEPFFSPRSFINQSTYDKSESSSLMNFDFGNQNLVKEFDISAFGEGVWSNTTATPPDFGNQNPCKKTDMSTLEEGYSSYFNSSSSDNDLADVALPEQVSPGPQAEIEGCFEQENIPNPALVQLPACMEESHSFRGFGTLENQEPFFPSCSFINQSTYDKSESSSLMNFDFGNQNLVKEFDISAFGEGVWSNTTATPPDFGNQNPCKKTDMSTPEEGYSSYFNSSSSDNDLADVAHPEVSPGLQAEIEGCFEQENIPNPALVQLPAYMEESHSFRGFGTLENQEPFFPPCSFINQSTYDKSESSSLMNFDFGNQNLVKEFDISAFGEGVWSNTTATPPDFGNQNPCKKSDMSTLEEGYSSYFNSSSSDNDLADVALPEVRTKYHALQILFNFCSGVGVANPKLILTLYSYFT; the protein is encoded by the exons ATGGACGACTATTTCTCATCAG tccTGCCAATCTTACTGCTATTAATGGAACAAGGATTCAAATTTGATCCATCCGATGAAGAATTAATAAGGAAGTATCTGGTGCCGAAAACCCGTGGTGATATCATGAGAGGCTTGCCCATGGCAGTCGTTAACCTATGCGAGCATGAGCCATGGGATCTACCTG GTAAATCCATTATAAAGTTAACCGGTCAAGTAGCGTGGTATTTCTTATGCCCTCGCGATCTTAGGGGCAAAGTTCACCGCAGAAAAACCAAGGCCGGATACTGGAAACCGACCAGCCAGCAAAAGTCAATAACGGCTGAGCATACTAATAAAAAGATTGGGGTAGTGAGGACTTTGAGATTCTATGAAAAACAAGTGAGGACTGGTTGGATGATATACGAATTTGACCTCATCGCCGAATCTAGCCAGTTTAAAAAG GGGCAATTTGTTCTCTGTAAACTGGAGTTTGATTCAAAAGGAGAGAAGAGCAAGAAAGGTGAACAAAGCCACCATATAGCTCCAGTCTCCCATTCTGAAGTTGAACCAAGTCAGAGTATGGATTCTGATTCTGAAAATATAAACCCAAGTGAGATGGCTATGAGATATTCACCTTGTGATGAAAGTGAATTAAGCCATCATGCGGGTTCCCATTTTGGAAATCAAAATCCAAGTGAGCTGATGAATAATTCAGCTCGCCAACTTAGTGAGTTAAGCCACCATATGGCTTCTGATTCTGAAAATAACCTAATGCCTAATTTAGTTTATGATGGAAGTGGGTCAAGCCACTCCACGGTTTTTAATTGTGAAGATCTTTACTGGAATCAGCCTACAGTTGATTCAGCTTATAATGGAAGCGAAAGCCTTTACATGGCTTTCGATTCtgaaaatcaaaacccaaatgAGCTCCCGACAGTTGATAATTCAGCTTCTAATGTCAGCAAAAACCATGGCATGGCTTTTGGTTTGGCAAATCATAACCCGAATGTATCGCTGACAGTTGATAATTCAACTTCTAATGTCAGTGAAAGTCATCATATGGCTTTAGTTttggaaaatcaaaatctaaacaATAGCATTTCTATATTAACTTGTGAGAATTCTTTAATGGCTTCTCGTGGTTTGGAAAATCAAGAACCATTCTTTCCACCTTGTAGTCTTATAAACCAGTCAACGTATGATAAGAGTGAATCAAGTAGCCTaatggattttgattttgaaaatcaaaatctagTAAAGGAATTCGATATATCAGCCTTCTGTGAAGGTGTATGGAGTAATACCACAGCAACTCCTCCGGATTTTGGAAATCAAAATCCTTGTAAGAAGACTGATATGTCAACCCTTGAAGAAGGTTATTCGAGTTACTTTAACTCCTCTTCTTCAGATAATGATCTAGCTGATGTGGCGCTTCCAGAG CAGGTAAGCCCTGGACTACAAGCAGAGATAGAAGGGTGTTTCGAGCAAGAAAACATCCCCAACCCTGCACTTGTCCAGCTTCCTGCGTACATGGAGGAAAGCCACTCCTTCAGGGGCTTTGGTACCTTGGAAAATCAAGAACCATTCTTTTCACCTCGTAGTTTTATAAACCAGTCAACGTATGATAAGAGTGAATCAAGTAGCCTAATGAACTTTGATTTTGGAAATCAAAATCTAGTAAAGGAATTCGATATATCAGCCTTCGGTGAAGGTGTATGGAGTAATACCACAGCAACTCCTCCGGATTTTGGAAATCAAAATCCTTGTAAGAAGACTGATATGTCAACCCTTGAAGAAGGTTATTCGAGTTACTTTAACTCCTCTTCTTCAGATAATGATCTAGCTGATGTGGCGCTTCCAGAG CAGGTAAGCCCTGGACCACAAGCAGAGATAGAAGGGTGTTTCGAGCAAGAAAACATCCCCAACCCTGCACTTGTCCAGCTTCCTGCGTGCATGGAGGAAAGCCACTCCTTCAGGGGCTTTGGTACCTTGGAAAATCAAGAACCATTCTTTCCATCTTGTAGTTTTATAAACCAGTCAACGTATGATAAGAGTGAATCAAGTAGCCTAATGAACTTTGATTTTGGAAATCAAAATCTAGTAAAGGAATTCGATATATCAGCCTTCGGTGAAGGTGTATGGAGTAATACCACAGCAACTCCTCCGGATTTTGGAAATCAAAATCCTTGTAAGAAGACTGATATGTCAACCCCTGAAGAAGGTTATTCGAGTTACTTTAACTCCTCTTCTTCAGATAATGATCTAGCTGATGTGGCGCATCCAGAG GTAAGCCCTGGACTACAAGCAGAGATAGAAGGGTGTTTCGAGCAAGAAAACATCCCCAACCCTGCACTTGTCCAGCTTCCTGCGTACATGGAGGAAAGCCACTCCTTCAGGGGCTTTGGTACCTTGGAAAATCAAGAACCATTCTTTCCACCTTGTAGTTTTATAAACCAGTCAACGTATGATAAGAGTGAATCAAGTAGCCTAATGAACTTTGATTTTGGAAATCAAAATCTAGTAAAGGAATTCGATATATCAGCCTTCGGTGAAGGTGTATGGAGTAATACCACAGCAACTCCTCCGGATTTTGGAAATCAAAATCCTTGTAAGAAGTCTGATATGTCAACCCTTGAAGAAGGTTATTCGAGTTACTTTAACTCCTCTTCTTCAGATAATGATCTAGCTGATGTGGCGCTTCCAGAGGTAAGAACTAAATACCATGCATTAcagattctttttaatttttgttctggGGTTGGAGTAGCAAACCCAAAGCTGATTCTTACTTTATATTCTTACTTTACATGA